Proteins encoded by one window of Aspergillus puulaauensis MK2 DNA, chromosome 4, nearly complete sequence:
- a CDS encoding uncharacterized protein (COG:S;~EggNog:ENOG410PZH6) yields the protein MVTPTRSSASRRKRNSTTQALDLLNSVMNRNASVAEDRQTQSARPARQSRNIPRAPRRDLFEIPNSPEQPRNRSSPLAVAAPLTPRRSTRISRPQADIQNGSFRTPARTQRVPVVYNNEDNVGGEEPSQTPHEETDNAPVNEDEGPNSLEYEGNELIGNFDLFSEANSSRHSRSMSPSVFLTQELEQSGWFESTQSPNKIETLKRAPESIASDKPVTRNSSKTQTPTSEAVLPGPSVVIHTRPNNVLETSLAKEQSTRGHPTSSPAKDDDGDVEMDDGEQIMSLEHADSDGESPDEASSDSSLFVRQDSPNQASLSATRSGKLRKPPNTRARRTRSSGTTSDVHTESTPEKSPVAQDGPSPARRPVDHQINRTPTSSLRLSVSGAKPAGPNGPLVSRRIRNRNSRIVANYNNNETVENPAPKSIYPRCKEAMKLGQQEHNWKALIDEARKMKQKAKSITRCGFLKYTIEFVDDLQCWYEDLYKNSERPQRLSSRDSQKHKRHLDRILCEGDSALDEVYNLVMEHEEKQGHKLFQDFEARVIPAIIKLVLTIFDAYHSSPRSLSSIYDHLHSALNKLAHLCNRMTSLAKERYVESSPCTQKLREPLQKLIEASEIRSLESTQLDASDSSESDGVDDNGPIVTIQKPWTDAEGLALLDGLMRHTGPKRYISITKDFGDRLEGRTIGQLRDKAEEVHDNFVPQIHDELRTREGREKWHWLLSVRE from the exons ATGGTGACCCCGACGCGCTCCTCAGCTTCGCGGAGAAAACGCAACTCCACTACGCAAGCTCTAGATCTTCTCAACAGCGTCATGAATAGAAATGCTTCGGTCGCGGAGGATCGCCAAACGCAAAGTGCCCGCCCGGCTCGTCAATCGAGGAACATCCCAAGAGCGCCACGGAGGGATCTCTTCGAGATACCGAACTCCCCTGAACAACCCAGAAACAGGTCATCGCCCTTGGCCGTGGCTGCGCCGTTAACTCCACGTCGATCAACGCGCATATCTAGGCCTCAGGCAGATATTCAGAATGGCTCGTTTCGGACGCCTGCTCGGACCCAACGCGTGCCCGTCGTCTACAATAATGAGGATAACGTGGGGGGAGAGGAACCAAGCCAGACCCCTCACGAAGAAACCGACAATGCGCCCGTTAATGAGGACGAGGGTCCAAACAGTCTTGAATATGAGGGTAATGAATTAATTGGAAATTTTGATCTCTTTTCGGAAGCCAATAGTTCCCGTCACTCGCGAAGCATGTCACCTTCAGTTTTCCTGACTCAAGAACTTGAACAGAGCGGGTGGTTTGAGTCAACGCAATCCCCTAACAAAATCGAAACTCTCAAGCGGGCTCCAGAATCCATTGCCAGTGACAAACCAGTTACACGGAATTCATCAAAAACTCAAACACCTACCTCAGAAGCGGTCTTGCCAGGCCCCTCGGTCGTGATCCATACGCGCCCAAACAACGTGCTCGAAACATCCTTAGCAAAGGAGCAATCAACCCGGGGCCATCCAACCTCTTCACCCGcgaaggatgatgatggtgacgTGGAGATGGACGATGGGGAGCAAATAATGAGTTTGGAGCATGCGGATAGTGATGGTGAAAGTCCAGATGAGGCGTCATCCGACTCGTCCCTTTTTGTACGTCAGGACTCTCCAAATCAAGCATCCTTGTCAGCAACTCGGTCTGGTAAACTTCGGAAACCCCCAAATACTCGCGCACGTCGGACCAGAAGCTCAGGTACTACGTCCGATGTCCATACTGAGTCGACGCCTGAAAAGTCCCCTGTCGCCCAGGATGGGCCGAGCCCAGCAAGGCGTCCAGTTGACCATCAGATAAATCGAACACCCACGTCATCGCTGAGGCTTTCAGTTAGTGGAGCAAAACCCGCAGGACCCAACGGACCCTTAGTCAGTCGACGAATAAGGAACCGAAATAGTCGCATAGTTGCGAATTACAACAATAATGAAACTGTCGAAAACCCTGCGCCGAAGAGCATATACCCTCGATGCAAAGAAGCCATGAAGCTTGGACAGCAAGAGCACAACTGGAAAGCCTTGATCGACGAAGCACGCAAAATGAAGCAAAAAGCTAAGTCGATAACGAGGTGTGGTTTTTTAAAGTATACTATCGAGTTTGTTGACGACTTACAATGTTGGTACGAGGACCTATACAAAAACTCAGAACGGCCCCAGAGGCTGTCGTCGCGGGACTCACAGAAACACAAGAGACATCTTGATCGGATTTTGTGTGAAGGGGATAGTGCACTGGATGAAGTTTACAATCTCGTTATGGAACACGAGGAAAAACAAGGCCACAAACTATTCCAAGACTTCGAAGCACGAGTCATTCCAGCCATTATAAAGCTGGTTCTCACCATTTTCGACGCTTACCATTCTAGTCCCAGATCTCTTTCCAGCATATACGACCACCTACACAGTGCCCTGAACAAACTAGCCCACCTTTGCAATCGGATGACGAGTTTGGCAAAGGAAAGATACGTTGAATCGTCCCCCTGCACTCAGAAATTACGAGAGCCCTTGCAGAAGCTCATAGAAGCTTCAGAAATACGCTCGCTAGAAAGCACCCAGTTGGATGCCTCTGACTCGAGCGAATCAGATGGTGTAGATGACAACGGCCCCATAGTCACCATTCAGAAACCATGGACCGATGCTGAAGGATTGGCTCTTCTTGACGGATTGATGCGGCATACAg GTCCGAAGAGATACATTTCGATCACCAAGGATTTTGGCGACAGACTAGAGGGAAGGACGATAGGACAACTGCGAGACAAGGCAGAAGAAGTCCACGATAATTTTGTACCTCAAATACACGACGAATTGCGCACGAGGGAAGGACGAGAGAAATGGCACTGGCTGCTTAGCGTGCGCGAGTAA
- the RRD1 gene encoding serine/threonine-protein phosphatase 2A activator 1 (COG:O;~EggNog:ENOG410PJ68;~InterPro:IPR043170,IPR004327,IPR037218;~PFAM:PF03095;~go_function: GO:0019211 - phosphatase activator activity [Evidence IEA]), with product MDPSQVRVLPKIDTSAGHNFTQPSKRINEGQDVNEFLSSKAYVDIMTFLLQLNRSMFPSKLSDGRVQTWSLNCEAVEYSAPVRQLQQLLSKLETILEEAPPDTGPRRFGNISFRKWHQIVESRATSLLEECLSSEILQTPSSESGGPTAEVELVAYFLGSWGSPQRLDYGTGHELSFLAFLAGIWKLHGFPQNSPGVEERAIVLGVIQPYLELVRSIIKRYTLEPAGSHGVWGLDDHSFMPYIFGAAQLAPAISESDPIPEEGSLPDAPAPGGVTKANVVQRERTENLYFSAIGFIYDVKRGPFWEHSPMLYDISGIQAGWGKINKGMIKMYNAEVLSKFPVVQHFPFGSLFRWERDPNAPIPTATAHTTTTTRRTDEPAPSVSSQAAGPGTKAPWASTRTPGPSSSTPRGGASTIPDTSRLPPGASAPTRAPWANTQRGGSTSTGDSTPAGQVPTKAPWAK from the exons ATGGATCCTTCGCAAGTACGCGTCTTACCCAAAATCGACACCTCCGCGGGGCACAATTTCACCCAACCCAGTAAACGGATCAACGAGGGTCAAGATGTGAACGAGTTCCTATCGTCCAAGGCATACGTCGATATCATGACCTTTCTCCTGCAGCTAAACCGCTCAATGTTCCCTTCGAAATTATCGGATGGACGAGTACAGACATGGTCACTCAACTGCGAAGCCGTCGAATACTCCGCACCAGTGCGCCAACTACAGCAGCTACTGTCGAAGCTTGAAACGATACTCGAGGAAGCACCCCCTGATACTGGACCGCGCAGGTTTGGAAATATAAGTTTTCGGAAATGGCACCAAATAGTGGAGAGTCGGGCTACGAGTCTTTTGGAGGAATGTTTATCGTCCGAGATCCTGCAAACCCCGTCTTCTGAGTCCGGTGGCCCGACAGCGGAGGTAGAGCTGGTGGCATACTTTTTGGGAAGCTGGGGTAGCCCCCAAAGATTGGACTACGGAACAGGGCATGAACTGAGCTTTCTTGCCTTCCTGGCAGGAATTTGGAAGCTACATGGATTCCCTCAGAACAGTCCTggggtggaggagagggcgatAGTTTTGGGCGTGATACAACC ATACCTTGAGCTCGTCCGGAGCATCATCAAGCGATATACCCTCGAGCCTGCCGGCTCGCATGGCGTCTGGGGCCTGGACGATCATTCATTCATGCCATACATCTTTGGGGCAGCGCAACTAGCACCCGCAATATCCGAGTCAGACCCCATACCTGAAGAAGGGTCATTGCCCGATGCACCAGCGCCGGGGGGTGTGACAAAAGCGAACGTGGTGCAACGAGAAAGGACGGAAAATCTCTACTTCTCCGCCATCGGCTTCATTTACGATGTTAAACGGGGCCCCTTCTGGGAGCACAGCCCGATGCTCTACGATATATCCGGCATCCAAGCCGGGTGGGGGAAAATCAACAAG GGAATGATCAAGATGTACAATGCGGAAGTGCTTTCCAAATTTCCAGTAGTCCAACACTTCCCCTTCGGGTCATTGTTTAGGTGGGAGCGCGACCCCAATGCTCCTATTCCAACAGCTACAGCTCATACAACTACTACAACACGGAGAACGGACGAACCCGCCCCCTCCGTATCATCACAGGCTGCAGGCCCCGGAACCAAAGCCCCATGGGCGAGCACTAGAACACCAGGGCCGTCGTCGAGCACCCCTAGAGGTGGCGCATCAACTATTCCAGATACTTCGAGGCTTCCTCCTGGCGCATCGGCTCCAACACGAGCACCTTGGGCTAATACTCAGCGAGGCGGCTCAACATCTACTGGCGACTCAACACCTGCCGGCCAAGTACCAACAAAGGCCCCATGGGCCAAGTAA
- a CDS encoding uncharacterized protein (COG:S;~EggNog:ENOG410PGCJ;~InterPro:IPR007590;~PFAM:PF04502): MVGRKDGAGSGAGDDPFARLEGKVEDKKAVDEARSRILELQRRQNRDWDDPYEVSRRLRKGFRADRKVLEKKEAGNEALKDKMSLGIDIADEVEEDTLRAAMVEFEDGGGGDVVQGVRTKPMFQPSSSSLSKTNGSVHGKTRKNGKRKTADLVAERKASFRSALAGNTRAAVDPFLNGDNAWEPGVKKRKAPGKTEGRRKIERATGGDSQPTASDVSEMPDATENSQATPVALVDYGSDSE, from the coding sequence ATGGTTGGCCGGAAGGATGGGgctggctctggcgctggGGATGATCCGTTTGCGAGATTGGAGGGGAAAGTTGAGGATAAGAaggctgttgatgaggcGCGGAGTCGGATATTGGAGTTGCAGCGGAGACAGAATCGGGACTGGGATGATCCGTATGAGGTGtcgaggcggttgaggaagggATTTAGGGCCGACCGAAAggtgctggagaagaaagaggctGGGAATGAGGCGCTGAAAGACAAGATGAGCTTGGGGATTGATATTGCGGATGAAGTGGAGGAGGATACGCTCCGGGCTGCGATGGTTGAGTttgaagatggtggtggcggtgatgtTGTACAGGGTGTGCGCACGAAGCCGATGTTTCAgccgtcctcttcgtctctcTCGAAAACCAACGGTAGTGTTCATGGCAAAAcgaggaagaatgggaaaCGGAAAACCGCGGATCTCGTTGCGGAACGGAAGGCTTCCTTTCGCAGTGCGCTGGCTGGGAATACACGCGCTGCGGTCGACCCATTTCTCAACGGCGACAACGCGTGGGAACCGGGAGTtaagaagagaaaagccCCGGGGAAGACagaagggagaagaaagatTGAACGTGCCACTGGTGGTGACTCCCAACCTACTGCGAGCGATGTCTCGGAGATGCCGGACGCCACAGAAAATAGCCAGGCCACTCCTGTTGCTCTCGTTGATTACGGGTCAGACTCGGAGTGA
- a CDS encoding beta-glucosidase (CAZy:GH3;~COG:G;~EggNog:ENOG410PM1F;~InterPro:IPR017853,IPR019800,IPR036962,IPR002772, IPR036881,IPR026891,IPR013783,IPR001764;~PFAM:PF14310,PF00933,PF01915;~SECRETED:SignalP(1-19);~go_function: GO:0004553 - hydrolase activity, hydrolyzing O-glycosyl compounds [Evidence IEA];~go_process: GO:0005975 - carbohydrate metabolic process [Evidence IEA]), with product MPHWLSLALLAAAVPCSLASPKGASIDARDSDDEPFSPPYYPAPNGGWVSNWAEAYQKAHRIVSNMTLAEKVNITTGTGIFMGPCAGQTGSVPRFGIPNICLHDSPLGVRNTDHNTAFPPGITVGATFDKRLMYERGVGLGEEARGKGVNVLLGPSVGPVGRKPRGGRNWEGFGFDPSLQGLAAVQTIKGMQSTGAIASLKHFVGNEQEMHRMSSVVTQGYSSNIDDRTLHEFYLWPFAEGVRAEVGSVMIAYNDVNKSACSQNSKLINGILKEELGFQGFVVTDWLAHLGGVSSTLAGLDMSMPGDGAIPLFGDSYWGPELSRSILNGTVPVERLNDMATRILATWYKMGQDQDYPLPNFSSNTEDEKGPLYPGALVSPVGVVNQYVNVQGDHNITARAVARDAITLLKNEGDLLPLKRNDSLKVFGTDAGPDQQGLNSCADKGCNRGVLTMGWGSGTSKLPYLIPPQEAIANISASAEFYITDSFPSSVEAHDDDIAVVFINSDSGENFITVEGNPGDRTSAGLHAWHNGDDLVKAAAEKFSQVVVVIHTVGPIILEEWIDLDPVKAVLIAHLPGQEAGYSLTDVLFGDYSPSGHLPYTIPYQESNYPSSVGLLQQPFGQIQDYYTEGLYIDYRHFLKEEITPRYPFGHGLSYTTFNFSEPTLSTVTPLDSAYPPPRPSKGPTPTYPNTKPAASEAAWPDHFNRIWRYLYPYLDNPEGAAANSSKTYPYPDGYSTDPKPPSRAGGAEGGNPALWDVAFSVQVTVTNTGQRPGRAVAQLYVELPDSLGLDTPSRQLRQFEKTKVLKPGESETVTLDVTRKDVSVWDVVVQDWKTAINGQGVKVYVGESVLDHRVKCEVSGKCSTL from the exons ATGCCTCACTGGCTGTCTCTTGCTCTGCTGGCCGCAGCGGTGCCATGCAGCTTGGCCTCTCCCAAAGGGGCCAGTATCGATGCACGCGATTCCGACGATGAACCGTTCTCTCCGCCATACTATCCAGCCCCGAATGGTGGCTGGGTGTCCAATTGGGCCGAGGCATACCAGAAAGCGCACCGTATCGTGAGCAACATGACACTGGCCGAGAAGGTAAACATTACCACCGGAACTGGAATTTTCATGGGCCCCTGCGCCGGCCAAACAGGTAGTGTCCCTCGATTCGGCATCCCGAACATATGCCTCCATGATTCTCCATTGGGTGTGCGCAATACAGACCACAACACCGCCTTCCCCCCGGGGATTACGGTTGGTGCTACGTTTGACAAGAGGCTCATGTACGAGCGCGGGGTTGGTCTTGGGGAAGAAGCACGCGGTAAAGGTGTCAATGTGCTACTTGGCCCGTCTGTTGGCCCCGTGGGGCGGAAACCAAGGGGAGGCCGTAATTGGGAGGGGTTTGGATTCGATCCGAGCTTGCAGGGTCTTGCCGCTGTACAGACGATTAAGGGAATGCAAAGTACGGGAGCCATTGCCAGTCTCAAGCATTTCGTAGGAAATGAGCAGGAGATGCACCGCATGAGCAGCGTGGTCACACAGGGCTACTCGTCCAATATTGATGACAGGACACTTCACGAATTTTATCTCTGGCCTTTTGCTGAAGGTGTACGTGCTGAAGTAGGATCGGTGATGATTGCTTACAATGAC GTAAACAAATCGGCCTGCAGTCAAAACAGCAAACTCATTAATGGAATACTTAAGGAAGAACTCGGTTTCCAGGGATTCGTCGTAACTGACTGGTTGGCGCACCTTGGTGGAGTCTCATCTACATTGGCTGGCCTGGATATGAGTATGCCTGGAGATGGAGCCATTCCACTGTTTGGGGATAGCTATTGGGGCCCTGAGCTTTCCCGCTCTATTCTCAATGGAACTGTTCCGGTTGAACGATTGAACGATATG GCTACTCGTATCCTAGCAACGTGGTATAAAATGGGCCAGGATCAGGACTACCCACTTCCCAACTTTTCCAGCAACacggaggatgagaagggcCCTCTCTACCCAGGTGCCCTCGTTTCTCCTGTCGGGGTCGTGAACCAATACGTGAACGTCCAGGGAGATCATAATATCACTGCTCGAGCTGTCGCCAGGGACGCCATCACACTCCTGAAGAACGAAGGAGATTTGCTGCCATTGAAGCGCAATGACTCGTTGAAGGTCTTCGGTACTGATGCCGGGCCAGACCAACAGGGCCTGAATTCTTGCGCCGATAAGGGATGCAACAGGGGCGTTCTTACAATGGGGTGGGGAAGTGGCACATCAAAGCTTCCTTACCTCATTCCGCCACAAGAAGCAATTGCCAACATTTCTGCCTCAGCTGAATTCTATATCACGGATAGTTTCCCTTCGTCTGTTGAAGCCCACGATGACGATATTGCtgtcgtcttcatcaactccgACTCTGGTGAGAATTTCATCACGGTCGAAGGCAATCCAGGAGACAGAACATCCGCCGGCCTGCACGCCTGGCATAACGGTGATGATCTTGtcaaggctgctgctgagaagtTCTCTCAGGTGGTCGTGGTTATCCACACCGTCGGTCCCATCATTCTCGAAGAATGGATCGACCTAGACCCTGTCAAGGCCGTTCTCATCGCTCATCTTCCAGGTCAAGAAGCCGGTTACTCTCTGACAGATGTCCTATTCGGTGACTACAGCCCAAGTGGACATCTTCCTTACACAATACCCTACCAAGAGTCAAACTACCCATCAAGCGTCGGCTTACTCCAACAGCCGTTCGGTCAAATCCAAGACTACTACACTGAAGGGCTCTACATCGACTACCGCCATTTCCTCAAGGAGGAAATCACCCCACGTTATCCGTTCGGTCACGGATTGTCCTATACAACCTTTAACTTCTCGGAACCAACGTTATCGACTGTTACCCCATTAGATAGTGCTTACCCCCCGCCTCGCCCATCCAAGGGCCCAACACCGACATATCCCAATACCAAGCCGGCCGCATCCGAAGCCGCCTGGCCAGACCACTTCAATCGGATCTGGCGCTACCTCTACCCATACCTCGACAACCCTGAAGGTGCCGCCGCCAACTCCTCAAAGACATATCCTTACCCGGACGGATATAGCACGGATCCCAAGCCCCCCTCACGTGCTGGTGGCGCAGAGGGTGGTAATCCCGCTCTTTGGGATGTTGCATTTTCTGTTCAGGTAACTGTCACGAATACAGGCCAGCGGCCCGGCCGTGCAGTTGCTCAGTTGTATGTTGAGCTACCCGACTCTTTGGGGCTCGATACCCCGAGCAGGCAATTGAGACAGTTTGAGAAGACGAAGGTCTTGAAGCCTGGTGAGAGCGAGACTGTTACCCTGGATGTTACGCGGAAGGATGTGAGTGTTTGGGATGTTGTAGTGCAGGATTGGAAGACGGCTATTAATGGGCAGGGTGTGAAGGTGTACGTTGGGGAGAGTGTGCTTGACCACCGGGTGAAGTGTGAGGTCAGTGGAAAGTGCTCTACACTATAA